A single Anaeromusa acidaminophila DSM 3853 DNA region contains:
- a CDS encoding YaaW family protein produces the protein MAKGDQLDIILCDPNLTWDDWETLGSIFELTNINQASKQEKREILNREIRHAYGNSALNLFRNNYEPDYEEIVRKTAAVLNLTEKAPLKAATVAQIEEFIVLEVLSRLKAQIIKESGIHAWHAIEDSVDFEIQKYLIAGKCPSCIVSRFKALRGSALLTALLAGRMAGLPQYVAASELILVLARRFGFPDLPPMAGSLLERAIAALFGPLGWTASFFWLGLDMGDTNWKRVIPAVFVIAALRKRLRHHLNPAIFQEHYQAPE, from the coding sequence ATGGCTAAGGGAGATCAGCTTGACATTATTTTATGCGACCCGAATTTAACCTGGGATGATTGGGAAACTCTGGGCAGCATCTTTGAACTCACCAATATCAACCAAGCTTCAAAACAAGAAAAACGCGAAATTCTAAACCGCGAAATCCGCCACGCTTATGGTAATAGCGCACTTAATCTTTTTCGCAATAACTATGAGCCGGATTATGAAGAGATAGTACGTAAAACGGCAGCAGTATTAAATTTAACTGAAAAAGCCCCGCTAAAAGCAGCTACAGTAGCGCAAATTGAAGAATTCATCGTACTTGAGGTATTAAGCCGCCTCAAAGCGCAGATTATTAAAGAAAGCGGCATCCACGCCTGGCATGCGATTGAAGACTCCGTAGACTTCGAAATACAAAAATACCTCATTGCCGGGAAATGCCCTTCTTGCATAGTCAGCCGTTTCAAAGCCCTGCGCGGCTCTGCTTTACTAACCGCACTACTAGCCGGGCGCATGGCGGGACTCCCTCAATACGTAGCAGCCAGCGAACTGATCTTAGTTTTAGCCCGTCGCTTTGGCTTTCCTGACTTGCCTCCTATGGCCGGCTCTCTTCTTGAGCGTGCAATTGCCGCTCTTTTTGGTCCGCTTGGCTGGACTGCTTCATTTTTCTGGCTTGGCTTAGATATGGGAGATACAAACTGGAAACGAGTCATCCCTGCGGTGTTTGTAATTGCCGCCTTGCGCAAACGACTTCGCCACCATCTTAATCCGGCTATATTCCAAGAGCATTATCAAGCTCCGGAATAA
- a CDS encoding CBS domain-containing protein: MKNTPSLTFADTGHIWLKDIPLRMVNTPIHINEEMENLLSLAIMQNFIPVIDDNDVFCGIIRRREIIEYFARQPRASL; encoded by the coding sequence TTGAAAAACACTCCGTCTCTCACTTTTGCCGATACAGGGCATATCTGGCTCAAAGACATTCCCCTTCGCATGGTGAACACGCCCATTCATATCAACGAAGAAATGGAAAACCTGCTTTCCTTAGCCATTATGCAAAACTTTATTCCTGTAATCGATGATAACGATGTCTTTTGCGGCATTATTCGTCGCCGAGAAATCATTGAGTATTTCGCCCGCCAGCCCAGAGCTTCTCTCTAA